From one Actinomycetota bacterium genomic stretch:
- a CDS encoding sulfite exporter TauE/SafE family protein, producing the protein MSQTLTAALIGIMAGVASGLFGIGGGLIFVPGLVLVLGFEQHRAHATSSAAVVVTAGTGAILFFDGGAADLRSGGLLAAGAILGAFAGATVMGKVPSKWLKALFVLVAVIAAIRLALGGLGTVAGLERVEDTVGTMIAIVFLGMATGALMSMLGLGGGLVYVPILALVFGLEQHIAQGTSLVAIVPTAASAAIVHYRAHRVDIPIALVLGAGSIVGVLLGALLAFSLAGPTLQLLFSGLLVVAAGMQLFRKS; encoded by the coding sequence ATGTCGCAAACCCTCACGGCAGCCCTCATCGGAATCATGGCAGGAGTTGCCAGCGGGCTGTTCGGCATCGGCGGAGGTCTCATCTTTGTCCCTGGCCTCGTCCTCGTCCTTGGCTTCGAGCAACACCGCGCCCACGCGACATCGTCCGCTGCGGTCGTCGTGACGGCCGGCACGGGAGCGATTCTCTTCTTCGATGGAGGAGCGGCGGATCTGCGTTCAGGTGGGCTCCTTGCCGCCGGAGCGATTCTCGGAGCGTTCGCCGGCGCAACGGTCATGGGCAAGGTGCCGTCGAAATGGCTCAAGGCACTGTTCGTGCTGGTCGCCGTCATCGCAGCGATCAGGCTCGCGCTCGGCGGACTCGGAACGGTCGCCGGCCTCGAACGTGTCGAAGACACCGTCGGAACCATGATCGCGATCGTGTTCCTCGGCATGGCAACAGGCGCCTTGATGTCGATGCTCGGCCTCGGAGGAGGACTCGTCTACGTGCCGATCCTTGCCCTCGTCTTCGGCCTCGAGCAGCACATCGCACAAGGAACGTCGCTGGTGGCCATCGTTCCGACTGCAGCATCGGCTGCCATCGTCCATTACCGAGCCCACCGAGTGGACATCCCGATCGCTCTCGTCCTCGGTGCCGGCAGCATTGTCGGCGTGTTGCTCGGTGCGCTCCTGGCGTTCAGTCTCGCCGGCCCGACGCTCCAGTTGCTCTTCTCGGGACTCCTCGTCGTCGCCGCAGGCATGCAGTTGTTCAGGAAGAGCTGA